A window of Myxococcus fulvus genomic DNA:
CCCTCGGGCTGCACATCCCCACGCGCCCCGAGGCGTTGCCACGAGGCGCGGAGCCGCGCTTCGCGGGTGTGAACTCGTTCGGGTATGGCGGAACCAACGCGCACGTCGTCCTGGTGGAGCCGCCGCCTCGCGCGACCGTGTTGACGCCCAAGCGCCCCGAGGGGCGTCCGCACCTGCTGGTCCTGGGGGCGAAGTCGAACGAGGCGCTGTCCGCGCTGGCGGAGCGGTACGCGGTCTGGCTGGAGGAGGGGCGTGGGACGCCGGAGCAGCTGTGCCGTGACGCGGCCGTGCACCGCTCGCATCCGCGCCATCGCCTGGCCCTCCGGGGCGCGAATCGGGAGGCCCTGGTCCAATCCCTGCGCGCCATCGCGCGAGGCGAGCGGGACGTGCCGGGGCTGGACTTCGTCGCGGACCCGGGCGAGGCGCGGCGCAAGGTGCTCTTCGTCTACACGGGCATGGGGCCGCAGTGGTGGGCGATGGGGCGACAGCTCCTGGCCACCGAGCGCGTCTTCCGTGAGGCGGTCGAGGAGTGCGATGGGCTCTTCCGGACGCTGGCCGGGTGGTCCATCGCGGAGGAGCTGAAGCGGGACGCGGCGTCGTCACGCATCACCCGCACGGAGGTGGCGCAGCCGGCCAATGCCGTGTTGCAGGTGGCGCTCACGCGCCTGTGGGCGTCGTGGGGCGTCGTGCCTGATGGAGTGGTGGGGCACAGCATCGGTGAGGTCGGCGCCGCGTGGGCCTCGGGTGCATTGGAGACGCGGGATGCGCTGCTGACGGCCTTCCATCGCAGCCGGCTGCAACAGCGGGTGGCGGGGCAGGGGGCCATGCTGGCCGTCGGTCTGGGGCCGGAGGAGGCGCTCGAGTGGGTCCAGCGTCATGGCCCGGGCATCGCCGTCGCCGCCATCAACAGCGCGCGCTCGGTGACGCTCGCGGGGGCGCGGGCGCCGTTGGAGCGTGTGGCCGCGGAGCTGGCCGCCGCTGGGCGCTTCAATCGCTTCCTCCAGGTGGAGGTACCGTATCACAGTCCCCTGATGGACCCGCTCCAGGGGGAGTTGCTGGATGCGCTGGCCGGGCTGCGTCCCAACGCGCCGCGCCTGCCCCTCTACTCGACGGTGTCCGGGCGGCTCATGACGGAGGCCGAGCGCCACGATGCGACGTACTGGTGGAACAACGTCCGGGACTCGGTGCGCTTCGCGGATGCGCTGCGCGCCGCCGTGGAGGATGGACATGAGACGTTCATCGAAGTGGGGCCGCACCCGGTGCTGGCCTCGTCCATCCGGGACGTGTTGAGCACGGCGGGCGTGAAGGGTGAGGTGCTCGCGTCGCTCGTGCGGGAGGCTTCGGAGCAGGAGACGATGACCTCGGCGCTCGGGCGGCTTCATGTCCTGGGGGTGGACGTCGCCTGGCGTGGCTACTTCGGCCCTGGGGGGTACGTCGGTGCTCCGCGGATGCCCTGGCAGCGCAAGGTCTACTGGGAGGAGAGCGTGCGCTCCGCGAGTCGACGCCGTGCCTTCGGGGGACACCCGCTGCTGGTGGACTCCGAGCCGGGCGCTTGGACGGCGGAGCTGAGCCTCGCGGCGGTGCCCTATCTCGCGGACCATCACGCGGCGGGGAGTCTGCTCTTCCCGGGCGCGGGTCATGTGGAGCTGGCGCTGGCGGCGCGACATGCGCTCACGGGGGATGCGCGTTGCCGTATCGAGGAGCTGGAGTTGAGCTCCGCGGTGGTGCTCAGTCCAGAGACGAGCCCGCGTCTGCGGCTGGGGGTCTCCTCGGAGACGTCTCGCTTCGTCGTTCAACGACAGGAGGAAGGGCAGCAGCCCGTGGTCTGCGCACGCGGGAGGCTGGTGTCGTCGGGGCGGGGCTCGCGCGTCGTGGATGTGGCGGCGCTCCGTGCTCGGTTGCCGGAGTCGACGATGCCGGAGGCGCTCTATGCGTCACTGGAGCGGGGAGGTCTGCGGTATGGCCCCGCGTTCCGCGTGGTGAGCGCGCTGCATCGGGCTCCGGGGGAGGTGCTGGCTCGACTCGACCTGCCGGCCGTGGTGGACGCGCGGGGTTATCACCTGCATCCCGTGCTGCTCGATGGGGCGTTCCACAGCCTCATCGCCGCCGCGATGGATGACGCGGACCACGACCTCGTGCCCACGGGAATCGACTGCATCGAGGTGCTGGTGCCGCCGGGGCGGACGCTCTTGTCCCATGGACGGCTCCGCTCGGTGGGGGAGGGGACGTTGCGTGGGGACATCACCTTGCTGAGCGAGGACGGTATCGTCGTGGCCGAGGTCACGGGCTTCACCTGCCGACTGTTGCCGAGGGTTCGTACGGACGAAGCGGCGCTCCTGGAGCGCTCGGTGTACTCGCGCCGGTGGGAGCGGTTCGAGCCCGCGGAGCCGGCGGAGCACGAGGAGGTGACGTGGGTGGTGATGGGCGGCGCGGTGCCGGAGGTGAGCACGTCGAAGTGGCATGTGGTCTCCGATGCCACCGCGCTGGATGCGATGCTCTCGGCCCTGCCCGAGAGCGCCAAGGTGCGGCTCGTGGACCTGCGCTGGCTTGACGCGCCCGAGAGCGAGGAACCTGTCGCGCGAGGGGTGAATGCGGCCGATGCGCTGCTTCGGTGCGTTCAGGCCCTGCGTCCAGGACGCATCGACCGCTACTACCTGGTCACCACTCGCGCCGAGTCTGTCTCGCAGCAGCGGGAGCTGCCGTCACTCTCCCTCGCGCCGCTGCTGGGGCTGGCTCGTACCGTGATGACGGAGCGGCCGGACCTCCGGCTCACGGTGGTGGACCTGGACACCGAACCGTCGAGCATCGAGGCATTGCTGCTGCGCCTCAGCGGGCTCGGCGTTGAGCAGGAGGTCGCCGAACGCGAGGGCCTGTTCCACGCGGTGCGGCTCATGCGCGACACGCTCACGACTCCCACGGAGGCACCGCAACTGGAGCCGGTCCCCGAGGGGATGGGGTACGAGCTGGTCCTCGGCAAGGAGGGACAGCTCGACACCCTGGGCTTCGTGGCGAAGCCGCGGCGTGCCCCCGGCCCCGGCGAGGTCGAGCTCGAGGTGGAGTCCACGGCGCTCGGCTTCAAGGACGTGATGAAGGCCCTGGGCCTGCTCTCCTCGCGCGTGACGCAGGACACCTATATCGGCGAAGCCATCGGCATGGAGGGCGCCGGGCGCATCAGCGCGGTGGGCGAGGGTGTGACGGGCTTCGCGGTGGGGAATCGTGTCTACGGCGTGGCCCCGGGCTTCATCGCGTCGCACATGGTGCTGCCCGTGGGGAACGTGGTGAAGCTCCCCTCGCACCTGTCCTTCGAGCAGGGCGCCAACCTCATCGTCTTCCTGACCGTGTACCACGCGCTCATGCGAGTGGCCCGGCTGCGTCAGGGCGAGCGCATCCTCATCCACGGCGCGACAGGCGGCGTGGGGCTCGCGGCCATCGAGGTGGCCCGCTGGTGCGGCGCGGACATCATCGCGACGGCGGGGAGCGAGGAGAAACGCCAGTACCTGCGCGACCAGGGGCTCACCCACGTGAGTCACTCCCGCGACACGCGCTTCGCCGATGACGTGCGGGCGTGGACGGACGGGCGCGGCGTGGACGTGGTGCTGAGCTTCTCGCCGGGAGAGGTCGTGTCTCGCAGCGTGGAGTGCCTGGCGCCCTTCGGTCGGTTCATCGAGCTGGGCAAGGCCAGCTTCGAGCAGGACGAGCTGCTGCGGCTGCGCCCGTTCAACGAGAACCTGACGTACGCGGCGGTGGACTTCGACCGGCTCCTGCGAAGCCGCCCCGATGAGGTGCGCGAGCTGTACCAGGAGGTGCTGGCCCGCTTCGAGGACGGCAGCTTCCGCCCCTTGCCCTCCCGCTCCTGGCCCGCGAGTCAGACGGAGGATGCGTTCAGGACCCTGGCGCGAGGTCAGCACATCGGCAAGGTGTGTATCTCCATGAAGGACCCGGGGCTCCGCGTCCGTCCACTCGCGCGCGGCGCACGCTTCTCGTCCGAGGGCACCTATCTGGTGACTGGAGGACTCGGTGGGTTCGGGCTGGAGGTGGCGCGGTGGCTCGTCGAGGAGGGGGCCCGGCAGCTGGTGCTCGTGAGCCGCAGGGGCGCCCAATCCCAGGAGGCGCAGGCCGCCCTCACTCAGTGGCGTGCGCGAGGCGTCAGCGTCCAGGCCGTCGCCGCGGACGTGGCGAGCCGCGAGGAGCTGGAGCGGGTGTTCACCCGACTCCACGCCGAGCAACCGCCGCTCCGGGGCGTCTTCCATTGCGCCACCATCCTGGAGGACAAGCCGCTGGAGCAACTGGACCGGGGCGCCCTGGAGCGGGTCCTGGCCGCCAAGGCGCAGGGTGCGTGGAACCTGCATCAGCTGACGCGGAGTCTGCCCCTGGAACACTGGGTTCTCTTCTCATCCATCTCATCGCTCGTCGGCAACGCGGGGCAGGGGGCCTACGTCGCGGCGAACGCGTTCCTGGACCAGCTCGCGGTGTATCGGCGCCAGCAGGGGTTGCCGGCGACGGCGATTCAATGGGGGGCGCTGGGAGAGGCCGGGCTCGTTGCACGCAACGCGAGCGTGGCGCGCCATCTGGAGCACCTGGGCCTGCGAGGTCTGTCCACGCGCACCGCGCTCCAGGGGCTCGGGCGCGTCCTGGAGGCGAGGCCCGTCCAGCTCGCCATCGCGGACGTGGACTGGCGACGTTGGGGCGAGGCGCTCGTTCCCTGGAGCGGTGCGAGGCGGCTGGTCGGGCTGCTGGATGCGCCCGCCGGCGCTCCTGGGCTCGGACCGCACGGCGCGGGCGTGTCGCGGGCATTGCCTGGGCACCTCCTCCAGGGCCTGACGCGAATCGTGGCGAGGGTCATGCGCACCCAGGAGTCCGCGCTCAATGTCACACAACCCCTGAGGGAGCTGGGGTTGGACTCCATCATGGCCCTGGAGCTGGTGACAGCCGTGGAGCGTGAGCTGGGGATGAAGCTCTCCACCCTGGAAGTCGTCAGTGGCCCGTCCCTCCGGGAGCTGGCCGCGCGAATGCCCGGTCAGTCAGAACGGAGCGTGCTCTATGCTTCCGGGCAGGAGGCTGAACCGACCGCCCATGCCGAAGTACACCGTGAACCTGTCCGACGTGCCCGAAGGTCATGAACTCCCCCCGCTGCTCCAGAAGGTCGGCGCGTGGGTCGGCAAGCAAGACCATGGAACCCTGGGTTGGTTCGATGGACTGGTGGCCGAGGCCGTTCCGAAGGAGTGGAGCCCGGAGAAGGCGGACCGTCTTCGCGCCGCCGCCTTCTCCTTCCTGAGCCTCGCGGACGGCTCGCTGCTGCTGTTGGTGAAGCCCGGCGGGAAGGCGCCGCCCGCCGTGGCGCTGCTCGGCTCCGAGGGAGAGACGCAGACCGTCGCCAACAGCCTGGAGGAGTTCCTCGCCCTGTGGTCCCAGGGCGAGACGGACATCCACGACCTCGACGACGAGGAGGCCGGGGACGGACGCGAGGCGCTGGCCGCCTGGCTGAAGAAGAACAAGATCAAGGCGCCGAAGGTGGCGGAGTTCGACTTCTCCGCCTGGCTCGATGGTGACGAGAAGCCCGCGGCCTCGCGGCCCGCGACCGCCGCGCCCGCGTTCAAGCCCACCGACATCATGGCGAAGCTCGGCCCCAAGACGCGCAAGGTGGCATCGGTGCTCGGGCGTCGCGCGGATGCGCCGGAGGTCATCACCTACGTGACGGAGGGCTTGGGCAAGAAGCTGCCGGCCTCCACCAGCGAGAACAAGGACTCGGTCAACATTTCCGCGCCCAAGCAGGGCGTCGAGCTGGTCCTGTCTCACGACATCCTCCACGACGCCTTTCCGCCCGTTCCGAAGACGGCCAAGACGTTCATCCCCTACGTCTCCACGGCGTGGGTCCGCGCGGCGGTGGGCGAGGACGTGCTGGGCGTGCCGTGGAAGGCGAAGTCGGAGGCGGAGGTCACGAAGGTGTTGGGGCCGCCCACGGGCCGCAAGGCGAGCTTCGCGGACGAGGACGAGCTCACCGTCGCCTTCTGGCTCTACCCGCTCGACACCGAGGGGCTCCTGGAGCTCGAGCTCGAGTTCGATGACCTGGTCACCGTCACCCTGTCGGTGAAGGGCTCGGGGGACCTCGCGAGGTATCCGGATGTCACCACGGGCCTCTTCGTCGGCTATGCGGTGACGCGAGGGCTGCTGGACACCTCGCGCTTCCCCGCGCACCAGGCGCTGCTGGCGAAGATTGCCAGGAGGGAGGCGCAGGGCTCGGAGCTGGTGAAGCAGGCGATGCCTCGGGGCCTGTGGACGAGCCACCTCCGGGACGAGCCCGCGCTCCAGACGCTGCTGTGGCGCTGGTTCCACAACCTGAACGACGTGTGGATCAAGAAGGACCTCATCAAGGTCTTCGGCAAGCGCGCGACGGAGAGCGGCCACGACGCGCCGAAGCTGGCCGACGACACGTGGGACGCCGTCGACAAGGCGGCGCCCGTGCTCGACAAGCGCTTCGCCGCGTTCATCAAGAAGTAGCCGTCGGACCTGGACGCGCCCCTCCAGCTCCCTCCTGGAGGGGCCGTGCGCCAGGCGTCAGAGGTAGCTCATCCAGGGGCTGCGCGAGCGCGCCTTGACGCGGGCGAAGGCTCGGCAGGCGAACCACATGGGCACGGTGGTCACCAGCGCCAGCAACCAGAGCGAGCCGACATTCGGGAGGCTGAACAGCGTCCCCTGGTTGGGGCCGAGCGCCGCGAGCGCGAGCCGGTTCAGCGCGTTGAGCAGGTAGAGGTGGACGACATAGAAGAACAGCGGCGCCGCGCCGAACACCGCCAGCGTCGTGCTCAGCGCCTCCGGCGCCAGGTCCAGGAGCGCCAGCAGCGCCGCGCCCACACCCAGGGTCAGCAGCAGGAAGTCGAGCGACGGTGGGTACTTGGTCAGGTTGAGGAACGACATGACCGTCTCCAGCGGCGTCGCGCCGACGGACCACGGCAGGGGCTCGCCGTAGACGTTCACGAGCCTGAGCACCCCGAAGAGGGCGAGCGCGCCCGCGGACGCGAGCAGCAGCCACCGGCGCCGCGTCGTCGCCTGGACCTGGGACGAGAACCACGGCCCCACCGCGTAGCCCAGCGCGATGACGCCCATCCACGGCAGCACGGGATAGGACGTCTTGAGCCTCGCGCCCCAGGGCAGGTCGATGAAGCCCCGGTCATGCAGGAGCGCCCACGGGGTGTGCCCCGGCTCGCCGGCCGCGAAGTGGACGGAGTCCAGCAGGTTGTGGCCCAGAATCACGAGCAGCGCGAACCCCAGCAGCGCGGGGCGGGGCAGGTGGAGCAGGGCGGCCAGCACCATCATCGACAGGCCAATCGCTCCGATGACCTGGAAGTAGTACGTCGGCGGGAGCAGCTGGAACGTCCACGCGAAGTTGACCACGGTCAGCTCCAGCACCAGCAGGAACAGGCCCCGTTTGAAGAGGAAGCCGGACGCCGCGCGACGCCCTCCGTGCCGCTGACCGTAGAGCCAGGCCGCCACGCCCGTGAGGATGATGAAGACGGGCGCGCACAGGTGCGCGGCCAGCCGGGTGAAGAAGAGCCCGGGCGGCGTGGTCGCCAGCACCACCGGGTCGCTGACCTGCGCGTGGAGATAGAAGTACTCGCGCACGTGGTCCACGAGCATCAGCGCCATGACCAGTCCCCGCAGGGCGTCGATGCCGATGATTCGCCGACCCTTCGTCGTCGCCAGGCTCGCCGCCGAGCGCTCGACGGAGGGC
This region includes:
- a CDS encoding DUF1624 domain-containing protein, translating into MTAPATMSTALPSVERSAASLATTKGRRIIGIDALRGLVMALMLVDHVREYFYLHAQVSDPVVLATTPPGLFFTRLAAHLCAPVFIILTGVAAWLYGQRHGGRRAASGFLFKRGLFLLVLELTVVNFAWTFQLLPPTYYFQVIGAIGLSMMVLAALLHLPRPALLGFALLVILGHNLLDSVHFAAGEPGHTPWALLHDRGFIDLPWGARLKTSYPVLPWMGVIALGYAVGPWFSSQVQATTRRRWLLLASAGALALFGVLRLVNVYGEPLPWSVGATPLETVMSFLNLTKYPPSLDFLLLTLGVGAALLALLDLAPEALSTTLAVFGAAPLFFYVVHLYLLNALNRLALAALGPNQGTLFSLPNVGSLWLLALVTTVPMWFACRAFARVKARSRSPWMSYL
- a CDS encoding type I polyketide synthase, with the translated sequence MKPSLRLFQTLLHGALRGRVGPLEESVTRWRVLPSDLDLFGHMNNSRYLAMMDLGRVDLLVRAGLLPQVLRHRWVVPVGETSLQFRDSLRLFESYELGTRLVSWDEQWLYFQQEFRRPSEPGRPVVTGQVRAVFRDANGTVPPAQVLRGVAGHDVPVPVVSTEGRRGLTLASPRRADVAPEREPLAIVGIGCRLPGGIEDTDGFWKVLMEGRECIVDIPEGRWDAKKFHDASGRAPGRTYVQRAGLLQQDLREFEPGFFGITPREANTLDPQQRLMLEVSWEALEDAGLPPSTLAGSRTGVFVGGFMMDNLILHASPDNRERLDSHSATASTLTMLSNRLSYFYDLRGPSVSLDTACSSSLVALHLACQSLWAGESEAALVGGVNVLLLPETQVTMSKGRFLSPRGRCHAFSDQADGYVRAEGAAVLVVKPLSAALRDGNPIHSLILGTAVNQDGRTPGITVPNAEAQVAVMREAYAKADVDPSRVAYVEAHGTGTPVGDPIEARAIGTVTGAGRTGPERCRMGSVKTNLGHLEAAAGVAGVIKAALVLEHGLVPPHPHLGRVNPQIPLETLGLHIPTRPEALPRGAEPRFAGVNSFGYGGTNAHVVLVEPPPRATVLTPKRPEGRPHLLVLGAKSNEALSALAERYAVWLEEGRGTPEQLCRDAAVHRSHPRHRLALRGANREALVQSLRAIARGERDVPGLDFVADPGEARRKVLFVYTGMGPQWWAMGRQLLATERVFREAVEECDGLFRTLAGWSIAEELKRDAASSRITRTEVAQPANAVLQVALTRLWASWGVVPDGVVGHSIGEVGAAWASGALETRDALLTAFHRSRLQQRVAGQGAMLAVGLGPEEALEWVQRHGPGIAVAAINSARSVTLAGARAPLERVAAELAAAGRFNRFLQVEVPYHSPLMDPLQGELLDALAGLRPNAPRLPLYSTVSGRLMTEAERHDATYWWNNVRDSVRFADALRAAVEDGHETFIEVGPHPVLASSIRDVLSTAGVKGEVLASLVREASEQETMTSALGRLHVLGVDVAWRGYFGPGGYVGAPRMPWQRKVYWEESVRSASRRRAFGGHPLLVDSEPGAWTAELSLAAVPYLADHHAAGSLLFPGAGHVELALAARHALTGDARCRIEELELSSAVVLSPETSPRLRLGVSSETSRFVVQRQEEGQQPVVCARGRLVSSGRGSRVVDVAALRARLPESTMPEALYASLERGGLRYGPAFRVVSALHRAPGEVLARLDLPAVVDARGYHLHPVLLDGAFHSLIAAAMDDADHDLVPTGIDCIEVLVPPGRTLLSHGRLRSVGEGTLRGDITLLSEDGIVVAEVTGFTCRLLPRVRTDEAALLERSVYSRRWERFEPAEPAEHEEVTWVVMGGAVPEVSTSKWHVVSDATALDAMLSALPESAKVRLVDLRWLDAPESEEPVARGVNAADALLRCVQALRPGRIDRYYLVTTRAESVSQQRELPSLSLAPLLGLARTVMTERPDLRLTVVDLDTEPSSIEALLLRLSGLGVEQEVAEREGLFHAVRLMRDTLTTPTEAPQLEPVPEGMGYELVLGKEGQLDTLGFVAKPRRAPGPGEVELEVESTALGFKDVMKALGLLSSRVTQDTYIGEAIGMEGAGRISAVGEGVTGFAVGNRVYGVAPGFIASHMVLPVGNVVKLPSHLSFEQGANLIVFLTVYHALMRVARLRQGERILIHGATGGVGLAAIEVARWCGADIIATAGSEEKRQYLRDQGLTHVSHSRDTRFADDVRAWTDGRGVDVVLSFSPGEVVSRSVECLAPFGRFIELGKASFEQDELLRLRPFNENLTYAAVDFDRLLRSRPDEVRELYQEVLARFEDGSFRPLPSRSWPASQTEDAFRTLARGQHIGKVCISMKDPGLRVRPLARGARFSSEGTYLVTGGLGGFGLEVARWLVEEGARQLVLVSRRGAQSQEAQAALTQWRARGVSVQAVAADVASREELERVFTRLHAEQPPLRGVFHCATILEDKPLEQLDRGALERVLAAKAQGAWNLHQLTRSLPLEHWVLFSSISSLVGNAGQGAYVAANAFLDQLAVYRRQQGLPATAIQWGALGEAGLVARNASVARHLEHLGLRGLSTRTALQGLGRVLEARPVQLAIADVDWRRWGEALVPWSGARRLVGLLDAPAGAPGLGPHGAGVSRALPGHLLQGLTRIVARVMRTQESALNVTQPLRELGLDSIMALELVTAVERELGMKLSTLEVVSGPSLRELAARMPGQSERSVLYASGQEAEPTAHAEVHREPVRRARRS